The genomic stretch CTAACTACTTTACGGAGCCCAAAAAGGCAAGGGCTGGTTACAAGCAAGTGCTCTCGCAGGGCATGGTCAAGGATTACCCGCTCGCCATCCGTCACTCTTCGGGTCGTATCGTTGACGTGCTCTACAACGCCAGCGTGTACAAAAACGAGGCCGGAGAGGTGCAGGGCGTATTTGCTGCAGCCCGGGACATCACCGAGCGCAAGCGGACCGAGGCGGATTTGGCATCTGCTTATGACCTGATCAAAGACTCACTTCGTCTGGCACACATCGGGACCTGGGACTGGCTTATTGAAAGCGATAAGGTGACCTGGTCAGAGGAACTTTACGATATTGCTGGAAGGGACCACTCATTGCCGGCGCCTACCTATGCAGAGCTTCCGCGTCACTATACACCCACCAGCTGGGAAAGTCTGAGTCGTGCTGTCAAGAAAGCACTCACTACTGGTGAACCGTACAACCTCGAGCTAGAACTCATCCGTCCGGATGGCAGCACACGATGGACAAATGCAATCGGTAGTGTGAGACTTGACGGGAAAGGAAAGGTCATCGGGCTTCATGACATGGTGCAGGACATCACCGAGCGCAAAAGGATGGAACATGATGTCAGGGTACGCATGAAAGAGCTGCAGGCATTCTACAGTTTGGCAGAGATAACCGAAAGGGAAGGACTCACCCTGGACGGACTGTATCAGGAACTCACGAACATCCTTCCGAACAGCTGGCAATACCCGGAGATCGCTTGGGCTAGGATAGTGATCGGCGAGAGCGAGTTCCGCACGGGGAACTTCAGGGAGTCCGCATGGAAGCAGTCCGCGCCGGTCAAGGTGCATGAATCGGTGGTGGGGAGGATCGAAGTCGGTTACCTCGAAGAGAGACCGGAGCTCGATGAGGGACCGTTCCAAAAGGAAGAGAGGCAGCTTATAGATGCCATCGCCGAGCGGATAGGACGAATCATCGAGCGCAAGCGACTAGAGGAGCGACTAGAGGAAATGGTGAATCAGCGGACGCTCGAGCTCACGAATGTCTTGAAGGAGGTGAAAGGGACCGTGAATGTACTGACCACCGCTGCCAGCGAGATACTGGCCGCAACCACCCAAGTCGCTACCAGCACCGCAGAGAATGCTGTCGCCATCAGCGAGACCACCACCACGGTGGAAGAGGTCCGGCAGGCCGCACAGCTCTCAACCCAGAAGGCGCAGAGCGTCTCCGACAGCGCTCAGCGGGTCGCCCAGGTGGGACAAACCGGTCAGAAGGCCGCGGATGATACGGTCGCTGTGATGCGTCAGATTCGAGACCGGATGGAAGCCATCGCGCGAACCATCGTCGGCCTGAGCGAACAAAGCCAGTCCATCGGTGGTATCATCGCCTCCGTCACGGACATCGCCGATCAATCAAACCTCCTGGCGGTGAACGCCGCCATCGAGGCCGCTAGAGCCGGCGAGCATGGCAAGGGCTTTGCCGTTGTGGCGCAGGAGATAAAGAGCCTGGCCGAGCAGTCAAAGCAGGCCACCGCACAGGTCCGTAACATTCTGGGCGATATCCAGAAGGCCACAAATGCAGCGGTGATGGCCACGGAACAGGGGAGCAAGGCGGCTGACGCGGGCGTGAAGCAGTCGGCACAGGCAGGGGAGGCGATACGGGTGCTGGGGGAGAGCAGCGGGGCGGCAGTGCAGGCTGCA from Methanomassiliicoccales archaeon encodes the following:
- a CDS encoding methyl-accepting chemotaxis protein, with the translated sequence MPEKMKKNTDSKMKDDELRAASLYARSLIEASLDPFVTISPGGKITDVNNATEQMTGLTRERLIGSDFSNYFTEPKKARAGYKQVLSQGMVKDYPLAIRHSSGRIVDVLYNASVYKNEAGEVQGVFAAARDITERKRTEADLASAYDLIKDSLRLAHIGTWDWLIESDKVTWSEELYDIAGRDHSLPAPTYAELPRHYTPTSWESLSRAVKKALTTGEPYNLELELIRPDGSTRWTNAIGSVRLDGKGKVIGLHDMVQDITERKRMEHDVRVRMKELQAFYSLAEITEREGLTLDGLYQELTNILPNSWQYPEIAWARIVIGESEFRTGNFRESAWKQSAPVKVHESVVGRIEVGYLEERPELDEGPFQKEERQLIDAIAERIGRIIERKRLEERLEEMVNQRTLELTNVLKEVKGTVNVLTTAASEILAATTQVATSTAENAVAISETTTTVEEVRQAAQLSTQKAQSVSDSAQRVAQVGQTGQKAADDTVAVMRQIRDRMEAIARTIVGLSEQSQSIGGIIASVTDIADQSNLLAVNAAIEAARAGEHGKGFAVVAQEIKSLAEQSKQATAQVRNILGDIQKATNAAVMATEQGSKAADAGVKQSAQAGEAIRVLGESSGAAVQAAIQITASSQQQVVGMNQIAAAMTNINQAGQETAASMKQAEIAAKNLHNLGENLKDLVNRSKLVGQKSDD